In Bacillus sp. Cs-700, one genomic interval encodes:
- the truA gene encoding tRNA pseudouridine(38-40) synthase TruA has product MPRIKMTLTYDGTAFNGYQVQPNGRTVQEELQRALKQMHKGEAVQVTGSGRTDARVHAFGQVIHFDTTLSIPLENWTKALNAQLPDDVRVLHSEAVSSDFHARYDVVRKTYQYRVHNRAAVDVFRRNYAVHEPQTLDIMEMKRAATFLSGEHDFTSFCASKTDVKNKVRTIYRIEIEQVQDELVFTFEGSGFLYNMVRILMGTLFEVGKGRRSADDIPMILEAKDRNKAGKTAPPHGLYLWKVSYS; this is encoded by the coding sequence ATGCCACGTATAAAAATGACGCTCACTTACGATGGGACGGCTTTTAATGGTTATCAGGTGCAACCAAATGGACGTACAGTTCAGGAGGAACTGCAGCGTGCCTTAAAGCAAATGCACAAAGGTGAAGCTGTCCAGGTTACTGGTTCTGGAAGAACAGACGCAAGGGTGCATGCATTTGGTCAGGTGATTCATTTTGATACAACACTATCGATTCCTCTTGAAAATTGGACGAAGGCGTTAAATGCGCAGCTTCCTGATGACGTGAGGGTTTTACATTCAGAAGCTGTATCGAGTGATTTTCATGCCAGATATGACGTTGTTCGAAAAACCTACCAGTATCGGGTGCACAATCGTGCAGCGGTTGACGTTTTTAGAAGAAACTATGCGGTGCATGAGCCACAGACGCTTGATATCATGGAGATGAAGCGTGCAGCTACTTTTCTTAGTGGTGAGCATGATTTCACATCTTTTTGTGCGAGCAAGACAGATGTGAAGAATAAAGTAAGGACGATCTATCGAATTGAGATTGAGCAAGTGCAAGATGAACTTGTTTTTACGTTCGAAGGGAGCGGCTTTCTATATAATATGGTACGCATTCTAATGGGCACGTTGTTTGAAGTTGGAAAAGGGCGCCGTTCAGCTGATGACATTCCGATGATCCTTGAAGCAAAGGACCGAAACAAGGCAGGAAAAACGGCTCCTCCACATGGACTCTATTTATGGAAAGTCTCGTATTCTTAA
- the rplM gene encoding 50S ribosomal protein L13, whose amino-acid sequence MRTTFMAKGHEVERKWYIVDAEGQTLGRLASEVAAILRGKNKVTFTPHVDTGDHVIILNAEKIELTGNKLNDKMYYRHSGHPGGLKSRNALEMRTNRSEQMLELAIKGMLPKNSLGRQMIKKLHVFAGSEHNHQAQQPEKYELRG is encoded by the coding sequence ATGCGTACAACATTTATGGCTAAAGGCCACGAAGTCGAGCGCAAATGGTACATCGTTGATGCTGAAGGTCAAACACTTGGCCGTCTTGCTAGTGAAGTAGCAGCGATCCTACGCGGTAAAAATAAAGTAACTTTCACACCTCACGTTGACACTGGTGATCATGTGATCATCCTTAACGCTGAGAAAATTGAACTAACTGGTAACAAACTTAATGACAAGATGTACTACCGTCATAGTGGACACCCAGGTGGTTTGAAATCAAGAAATGCTCTTGAAATGCGTACTAACCGTTCTGAGCAAATGCTTGAACTTGCAATCAAAGGTATGCTTCCAAAGAACAGCCTTGGTCGTCAAATGATTAAAAAGCTTCATGTATTCGCTGGTAGCGAGCACAATCACCAGGCTCAACAGCCTGAAAAATACGAACTAAGAGGATAA
- the rpsI gene encoding 30S ribosomal protein S9 codes for MAQVQYNGTGRRKHSVARVRLLPGNGRMVINNREIDDYFDLETLKLISKQPLVETGTEGTYDIFVNVSGGGFTGQAGAIRHGIARALLQADPESRATLKSAGFLTRDARMKERKKYGLKAARRAPQFSKR; via the coding sequence TTGGCACAAGTACAATACAACGGCACTGGCCGACGTAAACACTCTGTAGCACGCGTACGTTTACTTCCTGGTAACGGACGTATGGTTATTAACAACCGTGAGATCGATGACTATTTCGATCTAGAAACACTTAAGCTTATCTCTAAGCAACCACTAGTTGAAACTGGCACTGAAGGCACTTACGATATTTTCGTAAATGTTAGCGGTGGTGGATTCACTGGACAAGCAGGCGCGATCCGTCACGGTATCGCTCGTGCACTTCTACAAGCTGATCCGGAATCACGCGCAACACTTAAGAGCGCTGGCTTCCTAACTCGTGATGCTCGTATGAAAGAACGTAAAAAATACGGTCTTAAAGCAGCACGTCGTGCACCTCAGTTCTCAAAACGTTAA
- a CDS encoding DUF2521 family protein, producing the protein MDNVITVFKERQRHKRLEFERRVLIEISLKELSDNIRDMFSPFFSEAILYKGDVENVCMDIAIEAYLLGAEYSKFSYHGEPMSVVHKRCFKLEKALIEALFDYWLFWKTSAVYEESLQITCDVFVSNWWKAGCEKGMMRRRLRLQ; encoded by the coding sequence ATGGACAATGTGATTACCGTATTCAAAGAACGCCAGCGTCATAAGCGCCTTGAATTCGAACGGAGGGTTTTAATCGAAATATCGCTGAAAGAGTTATCTGATAACATTAGAGATATGTTTTCTCCATTTTTCTCTGAGGCTATTCTCTACAAAGGGGATGTCGAAAATGTTTGTATGGATATCGCGATCGAAGCCTATTTACTTGGCGCAGAATATAGTAAGTTTTCGTATCATGGAGAACCGATGTCAGTGGTGCATAAGCGTTGTTTTAAATTGGAGAAAGCGCTTATAGAGGCTCTCTTTGATTATTGGCTTTTTTGGAAAACGTCAGCTGTTTATGAAGAGTCCTTACAAATTACGTGTGATGTCTTCGTTTCGAATTGGTGGAAAGCGGGTTGTGAAAAAGGAATGATGAGACGTCGTCTTCGCTTGCAATGA
- the cwlD gene encoding N-acetylmuramoyl-L-alanine amidase CwlD yields the protein MKKWYKRFGVATGIIVLLFIINYKFAIDSSWDAWHLPLSGQVIVIDPGHGGADGGAVGDNVVEKDIALKISLKLRDYLQEAGALVIMTRETDTDLASEGTKGLSNRKAEDLRKRVELINEGSHHLFVSIHLNAIPSSQWSGAQTFYNPVNEESEALSRFIQDEIKRNLENTNRLAKNMDSVYLLREAEIPGSLVEVGFLSNPSERELLNTDTYQNKVAASIYQGIIRYATNESVPEE from the coding sequence ATGAAGAAGTGGTATAAGCGATTTGGCGTTGCCACTGGTATCATCGTGCTGTTATTTATTATTAATTACAAATTTGCGATTGATTCTTCATGGGATGCCTGGCATCTACCTTTATCAGGTCAGGTTATTGTGATTGATCCAGGTCACGGAGGCGCTGATGGAGGAGCGGTAGGTGATAATGTTGTTGAAAAAGACATTGCACTTAAAATATCTCTAAAGCTAAGGGATTATCTTCAGGAAGCAGGAGCACTTGTTATTATGACCAGAGAGACGGATACCGATTTAGCATCTGAAGGAACAAAAGGGCTAAGCAATAGGAAAGCTGAAGATTTAAGAAAACGTGTTGAACTTATTAACGAAGGAAGTCATCATCTTTTTGTTAGTATTCATTTAAATGCGATTCCATCATCTCAATGGAGTGGTGCGCAGACTTTTTATAATCCTGTAAATGAAGAAAGCGAGGCATTATCTCGTTTTATCCAGGATGAAATTAAGCGGAATTTAGAGAATACAAATAGACTAGCGAAGAATATGGACAGTGTCTATTTGCTTAGGGAGGCTGAAATTCCAGGATCTCTTGTTGAGGTAGGATTCCTTTCAAATCCGTCGGAGAGAGAACTATTGAATACGGATACCTACCAGAACAAAGTAGCCGCTTCAATTTATCAAGGGATTATTCGCTATGCGACAAACGAGTCAGTGCCAGAAGAATAA
- a CDS encoding P-loop NTPase: protein MLTKDQVVELLQKVQDPILHKSITIRDVKTKEGYVSVKVALAQTESAEQMKVQQEIVNTLKDAGAESVGLRFEQLADEELPEGTSANPDLPPLLSPESKTQFIAVASGKGGVGKSTVTVNLATSLARLGKKVGIIDADIYGFSVPDMMGIETRPKVENEKIYPVERFGVKVMSMAFFVEDNAPVIWRGPMLGKMLNNFFSEVDWGELDYLLLDLPPGTGDVALDVHTMLPASKEIIVTTPHATAAFVAARAGAMALKTKHEVLGVVENMSYFESKVTGEREYVFGQGGGDKLASELSTDILGRLPLGQPDFDEAEFAPSVYQEEHPIGMQYLQIANEIIKRTAE from the coding sequence ATGTTAACGAAAGATCAGGTCGTTGAATTACTACAAAAGGTGCAAGATCCTATTTTACATAAAAGTATCACGATTCGTGATGTGAAAACGAAGGAAGGCTATGTCAGTGTGAAGGTAGCTCTTGCTCAAACGGAATCGGCTGAGCAAATGAAGGTACAGCAAGAAATTGTGAACACGTTAAAGGATGCTGGAGCGGAATCTGTTGGGTTACGTTTTGAACAATTAGCAGACGAAGAACTTCCTGAGGGAACATCAGCTAATCCAGATCTTCCTCCACTGCTTTCCCCGGAAAGTAAAACACAATTTATCGCGGTAGCAAGTGGTAAAGGTGGAGTTGGGAAATCAACGGTTACAGTAAACCTTGCAACGTCACTTGCCCGTCTCGGAAAAAAAGTTGGTATTATTGATGCGGATATTTACGGATTTAGCGTTCCAGATATGATGGGGATTGAAACGAGACCAAAAGTAGAAAATGAAAAAATCTATCCCGTTGAGCGTTTTGGCGTTAAAGTCATGTCGATGGCCTTCTTTGTAGAAGATAATGCTCCTGTTATCTGGCGCGGGCCGATGCTTGGGAAAATGCTAAATAACTTCTTTAGTGAAGTTGACTGGGGAGAATTAGATTACCTTCTACTTGATTTACCACCAGGAACAGGTGATGTGGCGCTGGATGTTCATACGATGCTTCCTGCTTCAAAAGAGATCATTGTAACAACACCGCATGCAACGGCTGCTTTCGTTGCGGCTCGAGCGGGTGCAATGGCGCTTAAGACGAAACATGAAGTTCTTGGCGTCGTGGAAAACATGTCTTATTTTGAAAGCAAAGTCACTGGTGAGAGAGAGTATGTATTTGGTCAGGGTGGCGGAGATAAGTTAGCTTCAGAATTATCTACTGATATTCTTGGCAGACTTCCTCTCGGGCAACCAGACTTCGATGAAGCTGAATTTGCTCCTTCTGTTTACCAAGAAGAACATCCGATTGGCATGCAGTACCTCCAAATTGCTAATGAGATTATCAAAAGAACTGCAGAATAA
- the gerD gene encoding spore germination lipoprotein GerD yields the protein MYQRFKLLTLCFVILLIAGCATGSAEGSQANYEETKKMLVDLLKSDEGKKAIQEVLSDAEIKKQLVMEQPFVKETIQKVLTTEEGKAYWQEMLKDPTFVENFAKNIQEENKELFKSLMDDPDFQEKMMDLLQDPVMEKHYLQLLESNQSRQQIKDLISETFESPLFQAKIQEMLTGITSEQLKSSGGGKEEGKGNSDSKNGESSNSGQE from the coding sequence ATGTATCAGCGTTTCAAACTACTCACACTATGCTTCGTTATTCTTCTGATTGCAGGATGTGCCACAGGTTCTGCTGAAGGATCTCAAGCCAATTATGAAGAAACAAAGAAAATGCTTGTCGACCTTCTGAAGTCGGACGAAGGCAAGAAAGCCATTCAAGAAGTACTGTCAGATGCAGAAATAAAGAAACAACTTGTTATGGAACAACCATTTGTGAAAGAAACCATACAAAAGGTGCTTACAACTGAAGAAGGAAAAGCATACTGGCAAGAAATGTTGAAAGACCCTACTTTCGTTGAAAACTTTGCTAAAAACATTCAGGAAGAAAATAAGGAATTGTTCAAATCCCTAATGGATGATCCTGACTTTCAGGAAAAGATGATGGATCTGTTACAAGATCCAGTCATGGAAAAGCACTATTTACAACTCCTTGAAAGCAACCAGTCTCGCCAACAAATCAAAGACTTGATTTCCGAAACTTTTGAAAGCCCATTATTCCAAGCTAAGATTCAGGAGATGCTTACAGGAATTACGTCAGAGCAACTGAAATCTTCCGGTGGTGGTAAGGAAGAAGGTAAAGGTAATTCTGATTCAAAGAATGGAGAAAGCTCAAATTCTGGACAGGAATAG
- a CDS encoding KinB-signaling pathway activation protein: MKTRNLVYLFFTTLLIGSTAGMLTGLVLDWSQYWADLKNGEILSFLIVILWLLGVSSIFSLISQMGFFAYLTIHRFGLGIFKSVKLWNTIQVVLIAVALFDLVYFRYEVFAEEGESVISYILIALFLLAVGLVTAYVKQKETNKQAFIPALFFIVVVTILEWIPGLQSNDPKWLWLILIPLLVSNVWQLLTLHRLIQKDA, from the coding sequence TTGAAAACAAGAAATCTTGTTTATTTATTTTTTACAACCCTTCTGATTGGATCAACAGCTGGTATGCTTACAGGTCTTGTTTTAGACTGGTCACAGTACTGGGCAGATCTGAAAAATGGAGAAATATTATCGTTCCTAATCGTCATACTTTGGTTATTAGGAGTATCAAGCATCTTTAGTTTGATTAGTCAGATGGGTTTTTTTGCGTATTTAACGATTCACCGATTTGGTCTTGGTATTTTCAAATCAGTCAAACTCTGGAATACTATCCAGGTAGTGTTGATTGCAGTAGCTTTATTTGATTTAGTCTATTTCCGCTATGAGGTCTTTGCAGAAGAGGGAGAAAGCGTGATTAGCTACATACTCATTGCGTTATTTCTTTTGGCTGTCGGACTTGTTACGGCATATGTGAAGCAAAAAGAAACGAATAAGCAGGCGTTTATCCCAGCTCTTTTCTTTATTGTCGTTGTTACCATCCTCGAATGGATTCCAGGACTACAAAGCAATGATCCAAAGTGGCTCTGGCTTATTTTGATCCCTCTCTTAGTAAGTAATGTCTGGCAATTGCTCACACTTCATCGTTTAATTCAAAAAGACGCATAA
- the pdaB gene encoding polysaccharide deacetylase family sporulation protein PdaB, protein MKFFWIWNGIRIKQGLIIVAAAFFAAIILFVEGGDLAVFTNNDVPLAVDQVKSDDKRLALTFDISWGETKAIPILEELKQHNVKASFFISGAWAERHPEVVEQIAKDGHEIGNLGYRYENYTTMKDEEIKKDIIRSSEAIKKVTDEEPQLLRPPNGNFDKRVLTISDKFNYTLIHWSLDSEDWKNPGVENIVENVTKEIDPGEIILMHASDSAKQTAEALPEVIAVLKKKGYSFATVSELVSNANVDSKEVK, encoded by the coding sequence ATGAAGTTTTTTTGGATTTGGAATGGAATTAGAATTAAACAAGGCCTTATTATTGTAGCGGCTGCTTTCTTTGCTGCCATTATTCTTTTTGTCGAAGGTGGAGACCTCGCTGTATTTACAAATAATGATGTTCCGCTCGCCGTGGATCAGGTAAAGAGCGATGATAAACGCCTTGCCTTAACTTTTGACATTAGTTGGGGCGAAACAAAAGCAATCCCGATACTTGAAGAATTAAAACAACACAATGTTAAAGCTTCTTTTTTTATTTCTGGTGCTTGGGCGGAGCGTCATCCTGAAGTAGTCGAACAAATAGCAAAAGACGGCCACGAAATTGGTAACCTTGGTTATCGGTACGAAAACTACACAACCATGAAAGATGAGGAGATCAAGAAGGATATCATTCGTTCGAGCGAAGCTATAAAAAAAGTAACCGATGAAGAACCACAATTGCTAAGACCACCTAACGGAAACTTTGATAAGCGTGTTCTCACGATTTCAGACAAATTTAACTATACCCTTATTCACTGGAGTCTTGATTCTGAAGATTGGAAAAACCCAGGAGTAGAGAACATTGTGGAAAATGTAACGAAAGAGATCGACCCAGGTGAAATTATTCTTATGCATGCATCCGATTCAGCAAAACAGACGGCAGAAGCTCTTCCAGAAGTGATTGCTGTCTTAAAGAAGAAAGGCTATTCTTTCGCAACGGTGAGTGAACTTGTTTCTAACGCCAACGTCGATAGTAAAGAAGTAAAATAA